Proteins encoded in a region of the Diospyros lotus cultivar Yz01 chromosome 9, ASM1463336v1, whole genome shotgun sequence genome:
- the LOC127809252 gene encoding secreted RxLR effector protein 161-like, translating into MQNVTPVNTPTEFRLKLNKDHEVEKVDNTFYKQIVGRLMYLIATRPDIMYAVGLISRYMENPTEMHLLVAKRILRYLQGTKDFGLLYKKGEKSDLLSFTHSDYAGDQDDRRNTSGYVFMLGTGAVSWSSKKQPIVNLLSTEAEFVVATICACQAIWLRRILEELQFK; encoded by the coding sequence ATGCAGAATGTTACACCTGTGAACACTCCAACTGAGTTTAGATTGAAACTAAACAAAGATCATGAAGTGGAGAAGGTGGACAACACATTTTACAAGCAAATTGTAGGCAGATTGATGTATCTAATTGCTACAAGACCAGACATCATGTATGCTGTGGGTCTCATAAGTAGATACATGGAGAATCCAACTGAGATGCATCTGTTAGTTGCCAAGAGAATCCTTCGTTACTTGCAAGGCACTAAGGATTTTGGATTACTCTACAAAAAGGGTGAAAAGTCAGATTTGCTTTCTTTTACTCATAGTGATTATGCAGGAGATCAAGATGATAGAAGAAACACTTCGGGTTACGTTTTTATGTTGGGCACAGGGGCCGTTTCGTGGTCTTCCAAGAAGCAGCCAATTGTCAATTTGTTAAGTACAGAAGCTGAATTTGTTGTTGCTACAATTTGTGCTTGTCAAGCTATTTGGCTGAGAAGAATTCTTGAGGAGCTTCAATTCAAGTAA